The Deltaproteobacteria bacterium DNA segment GCGCGATGATGGGCTTGCCGCCCCGATCGACGGGCGGCGGCTCGTCCGGCGGCGCGACCAGGGCCGCGTCGTCCGGGACGGCGCTCCCCTCCTCGGGCTCCGGGCGCTCCTCGCCCGCCGGCTTTCCCTCTTCGTCTCCCGAGAGATCGATCGCGTCGAAGCTGAAGCCCCCGCTCTCGGCCGGGGGCTCCTCGGCCGAGTCGTCGAGGGGCACCAGGTCGGGCAGCTCGAAGTCGTCGGCCGACTGCAGGGCCAGCACGAGGCGCCCGGGCGAGAGCGCCCGGGCCGCCGTCCGCCGGAAGGCGCGGGCGTCACGCTCGAGGAGCTGGGGCAGGAGGCCGGAGGCGCTCGGGCTGGGCTTCACCCCCGGTGGGCCCTCCGCCGCCTGCGCCGGCCCGGAGGCCGCGAGCACGAGGAGGGCGCAGAGCGCCAGTCGAAGACCGATCCCCCTGCAAGAGGGCACCACCCTGTCAGGTTCTAGCCGTCTCACCCCTCGACGGTAGCGCAGGGGAGACCACGGTGTCGATAGAGACCCGAACCCGTCGGCATTTCCGAGGAGAAGACGGAAACGAGAACGGGGACGGGAACGGGAACGGCCCTCGTGCCCGAGAGCCTCCCGTCACCGTCCCCGTCTTTCCCGGGGAGGAGGAAGGACTAGGCGCTGGCCTCCTCGGTCTTCGCCTCCTCCTCCTTCTCCTTCTTGGCGTCGTCGAGCGCCGCCCGGCGGGAGAGGCGGATCTTGCCGCCGCGGTCGATGGAGAGGACCTTCACCATCACCTCGTCACCCTCGTGCAGCACGTCCTCGACCTTCTCGATGCGCTTGTGGGCGATCTCGGAGATGTGGAGGAGGCCGTCGGTCCCCGGGAGGATCTCGACGAAGGCGCCGAAGTCCATGATCCGGCGGACGGTGCCCAGGTAGACCTTGTCGATCTCGGGCTCCTGGGTCAGCTCGCGCACGATCTTGATCGCAGCCTCGACGTCCTCGGCCACCGCGGAGGCGATCTTCACGGTGCCGTCGTCCTCGACGTTGATCTGGGTGTTGGTCCGGGCGCTGATGTCGCGGATGATCTTGCCGCCGGGGCCGATGACGTCCTTGATGCGCTCGACCTTGATCTTGATGGTCTCGATCCGGGGCGCCCAACGCGAGAGCTCGGGGCGAGGCGCGGCGAGGGTCTTGGCCATCTCCTTCAGGATGTGCAGCCGACCGTCCTTGGCCTGCATCAGGGCCTTGGCCATGATCTCGAAGGTCAGGCCCGGGCACTTGATGTCCATCTGGATGGCGGTGATGCCCTTCTCGGTACCGCAGACCTTGAAGTCCATGTCGCCGAGGTGGTCCTCGTCGCCGAGGATGTCGGAGAGCACGACCCAGTCGTCCCCCTCCATGATGAGGCCCATGGCGATGCCGGCCACCGGGGCCTTCAGGGGCACGCCGCAGTCCTGGAGCGCCAGGGTGCTGCCGCAGACCGTGGCCATCGAGGAGGAGCCGTTGGACTCCATGATCTCGGACACGAGCCGGATGGTGTAGGGGAAGGCGTCATCCGTGTTCGGCAGCAGGCCCTCGATGGCCCGCTGGGCCAGGGTGCCGTGGCCGATCTCGCGCCGGCTGGTGCCGCCGAGGCGCTTCACCTCGCCCACCGAGTAGGGGGGGAAGTTGTAGTGGAGCATGAAGTTCTTGAAGAACATGCCCGAGAGGCCCTCGATGCGCTGCTCGTCGCGCTCGGTGCCGAGGGTGCAGCTCACCCAGGCCTGGGTCTCGCCGCGGGTGAAGCAGGCGGAGCCGTGGTTGCGGGGCAGCATGCCCACCTCGCACCAGATCTCGCGGATGTCGGCCGGGCCGCGGCCGCCGATGCGCTTCTTGGTCTCCAGGATCTGCCGGCGCATGAAGCCGCTCTTGGCCTCGCCGAAGGCGGCCTTGTAGAAGGCGCGCTCCGCCTCCCACTTCTCCTCGCCGAGCTCCTCGGCGAAGGCGGCCATCAGCTCCTCCTTCACGGCGTCGAGGGCGGCGTAGCGAGCGTGCTTCTCGTTGACGCCGAAGGCCTCGGCCAGGCGGGGCGCGGCGCGCTCGACGACGGTGGCCTTGATGGCCTCGGGGATCTCGACCTTCTCGACGCTGCGCTTGGGCTTGCCGAGGTCGGCGATCATCTTCTCCTGCATCTCGATGAGGGGCAGGCAGGCGTCCTTGGCGGCCTCGAGGACCTTCACCATGGTGGCCTCGTCGACCTCCTTGGCGCCGCCCTCGACCATGAGGATGGCGTCCTTGGAGGCCGCCACGAAGACGTCGATGTCGCCCGTCTCACGCTGCTCGATCGTGGGGTTCACGATGAGCTCGCCGCCGTCGACCCGGCCGATGCGCACGCCGGCGATGGGGCCGTCGAAGGGGATGTCGCTGATGCAGAGGGCCGCCGAGGTGGCGGTCAGCGCGGTGGCGTCCGGGTCGTTCTCACCGTCGAAGGAGAAGACCTGGGGGATGACCTGGGTCTCGCAGCGCCAGTCCTCGTCGAAGAGGGGGCGGATCGAGCGGTCGATGATGCGGCAGAGCAGGGTCTCCCGCTCGGTGGGCCGCCCCTCCCGCCGGAAGAACGAGCCGGGGATCCGCCCGCCGCCGGCGAGCTTCTCCTCGTAGTTCACGGTCAGGGGGAGGAAGGGAAGGTCGCGGGACTCGGCCTGGGCGTTGGCGTTGACGAGCACGAGGGTCTCGCCGAACTGCGCCATCACGGAGCCGGCCGACTGCTTGGCGTAGCGGCCGGTGGAGAGGGTGAGCTCATGCGCGCCGACCTTGGCGCTGTAGGACTTGCCGGAAGGGCCAGCCATGGGGATCTCCTTTGCGGGCGCTCCCGTTCATCGGGAGGGAACCCACGTTCTTGGGGTACTGCGGATGACCCGGATCCCGACGGATGACCCCCTCTGACGACAGTGGCTGTCGCGTCGCGGGGTCGTGACGAGGAAGTGAATCAGTTCCTCTTCTTCGGTGGGCCCGAGGAGCTATCGCCCTCGAAGCCAACCGGAACAGAAACCGAAAGCGCTTCCTTGATGAGTCCCCACGACCGACACCCCCTCGAGACAGGGCTCCGAAGGACCGGGCCGGGACGGACTGAATGTATTTTGGCTTTTGCCTAGCGGCGGATGCCGAGGTCCTGGATCAGGCTGCGGTAGGCGTCCAGGTCGTTCCTCTTGAGGTAGTCGAGGAGGTGGCGCCGCTTGGAGACGAGCTTGAGCAGACCACGGCGAGAGTGGTGGTCGTGCTTGTGAGTCTTGAAGTGCTCGGTCAGGTAGGTGATCCGAGCGGAGAGGAGAGCGATCTGCACCTGCGGAGAGCCGGTGTCGCCGTCCTTCTGAGCGTACTTCGAGATGATCTCGGACTTCTGGGTCGGATGAAGCGCCATGATTTCCTCCAGGACTTCTGGGACTTGCCCACGGACCTGCGCTTCCTCTTTCGGGCGGGAGGCCCTCTTTCGGAAGGTCCGGGGTGCGGATGACTTGCAGGGGGCGGAGATCTACGGCCTCGGGAGCGGGAAGTCAATGGCGCTCCAGGGGCCTTAAACGGCTGAGCCCCGCCCGAAAGGAGGCGAGGCCCAGTTCCATCCCGTCGTCGCGAGGACTAGGGGATCATGATGTCGTGGCCGCGGACGGTCTTGCGACCGTTGGCCTCGGCGCGCTTCGCAGCCTGCTCCACGAGCCAGTTCACGTAGGCGTTGATCGCGTCGACGGCGTCCCCGCCCGTGTTGCATCCCGCCGCCTTGATGGCAGCCTTGATCTTGCTAGCGACGACCAGACTCTCGAGTTCCTTGGCCATGCGTGGCCTCCCTTCCGGCTTGATGGTGGAGGAAGCCGAATAGCGCTGGATCCGGCCGTACGTCAATCGTTCAAGGCAAAGAAAGGCCGAAGAGGCGGGCCGCCCCGGTCCCGGCCAGGGCCCGGCAGGCGGCCGGGGAGAGCCCGGCGCCCCGGGCCTGCTCCAGGGTCCGGCGCCCGGCCAGGAGGTCCGCCGGGCCGGCCCCGAGCCCGCTCCCGAGGCCCAGGGAGGCCGCCCCGAGGCGGGAGGAGAGGGCGGCCGCGGCCTCCGGGGCGAGGGCGTCCAGGACGCAGAAGAAGCCCAGAGAGTGCAAGATCTTGATGCTGGGGGCCGATCCGTGGAGGACCGCCACCCGCTCGGGGGGCAGGCCGCTCTCCCGCACCGCCTCCACCACCCCCGGGATGACCCGGGCCTGCTCCCGCAGCGGCAGGGCCAGCAGCACCGGCAGGCGCAGGGAGAGGGCCAGTTCCAGCTGGTAGAGGAGGACCCGCCGCCGGACGGCCTCGCTGGCACCCTCGCCGGGCTCTCCCGGGCCCACCGGCCCCAGGCCCAGCACCCCCCGACGGCCCAGGAACTCGGGGAGGCGCGAGAGGAGCCGCTCCCGCCCGGTCTCGGGGATCTGCCCCGGGCCGATCCCCAGGCAGAGCCCACCGGCGAGCCCCGCGGCCTCCAGGCGCTCGCTCCCGAGGGAGGCCGCCTGCTCCAGGCGCTCCTCCTGCGGCCGGGGCAGCTCCCCCCGCAGCGGGTCGCCCCAGCTCCCGACCACGGCCAGGGTCCCCAGGCGCTTCAGGGTCGTGAGATCCCGGGGGTCGGCGTGGCGCAGGTCGACCCGCAGGTCGACGATGGGCGTGGCTTCAGGCGCCGACCCGGGGCTCATCGACGATCCACTCCACCTCGACCGGGGTCCCGGCGGGCAGCGCTCGATCCGGCGGCGCGATCACGAAGCCCTCGCCCCCGGCGGCCCGGGCCGTCCGGTGGGAGGCCTGCCCGGAGAGCGGCTCCACCTGCAGCAGCCCCTCGGCGCTGCGGCCCCGGCACCGCACGAAGCTCACCTGGGCCCGGCCGCGGGCGCAGGGCGCCTCGGCCGTCAGGAGCGCTGGGGTGGTCTCCCGGAGGCTCTCGAGGCCCCGCAGGCGGCGCAGGAGGGGCCGCACCAGGAGGTAGAAGCCCACCAGGGCCGAGACCGGGTTGCCCGGGAGCCCGAAGACCGGGCGGCCGTCCAGGCGTCCGAAGAGGATGGGCTTGCCCGGCTTGGTGGCGACCTTCCAGAAGTCCTCCTCGAAGCCGGCCTCGAGGAGCACGCCCCGGACGTGGTCGTGGTCGCCCACGCTCACCCCGCCGCTGGAGAGGATCAGGTCGTGGCCCCGGGCCCGCTCGACGAGGCCGGCGATGGCCTCCGGCGTGTCCCGGGCGACCCCCAGGACCGAGGCCTCCGCGCCGGCCTGCCGGCAGGCGGCGGCGAGGGCCAGGCTGTTGGAGCTGACGATCTGGCCGGGGCCGGGCTCGCGATCCGCCTCCACCAGCTCGTCCCCGGAGGTGAAGATGGCCACCCGCGGGCGGCGGTGGACGAAGAAGAGGCTGCGGCCCTGGGAGAGCGCCGCCGAGAGCTCCAGCGGGCCGAGGTGGCTGCCGGCGGGCAGCAGGACCTCCCCCGCCTCGATCTCGTCGCCCCGGGGGCGGATGTTCTGGCCCACGCTGGCGGCCTGCCCCACCCGCACGCCTTGCGGGGCCGCCTCGCAGCGCTCCTGCATCACGACGGCGTCGGCGCCGGGGGGCAGGGGCGCCCCGGTGAAGATCCTCGCCGCGTGGCCCGGCGGCAGGGCCTCGAGGGCCTCGCCGGCCGGCGCGCCGGCGGCGATCTCCCGGGCCAGGGGCAGCAGGACCGGCGCCGCCTCGCTGGCCCCGGCGGTGTCCGCCGCTCTCAGGGCGTAGCCGTCCATGGCGGAGTTGTCGAAGGGCGGGAGGGTGCGGCGGGCCACCACGGGCTCGGAGAGGATCCGGCCGAGGGCAGCCTCGGGGCCGGCCTGCTCGCCGGGCAAGGGCGAGAGGCCCTCGAGGACGCGCTTCCGGGCTTCGGCGAGGCTGATCATGCCCCCCTTATTGCCCCCCCTCGGCGCCGGCGCAACGGCCCGATCTCCCACCCGCAGGATCGGGCCGGATCCGGGGCATCTGCGGGCCTTCCGTGGTATGAACGCGCATGGCCGAGCACAAGATCGACGAGGCGTTCCTCCACCGGCTGCCCAAGACCGACCTCCACTGTCACCTGGACGGCTCCCTGCGCCTCTCGACCATCATCGACGAGGCGCAACGGCGGGGGGTCGAGCTCCCGGCGACCAACGAGGAGGAGCTCCGGCGGGCCATCCACCTCGGAGAGACCTGCGACGATCTCGTCGACTACCTCAAGGCCTTCGACGTGACCCTGAGCGTCCTGCAGGACGCCGACGCCCTCGAGCGCGCCGCCTACGAGCTGGGCGTGGACTGCGCCGCCGAGAACGTGCGCTGGCTGGAGGTGCGCTACGCCCCGGTGCTGCATCAGCAGAAGGGACTGAAGCTCACCGCGATCGTCGAGGCCGTCCTCGCGGGGCTGCGCGCGGCCGAGCGCGAGGCAGGGATCCGCAGCGGCGTCATCATCTGCGGGATGCGCAACATCTCGCCGGCGGTCTCGCTGACCCTGGCCGAGCTGGCGGTGGCCTACAAGAACCAGGGCGTCCTGGGCTTCGACCTCGCCGGCGCCGAGCACAACTACCCGGCCAAGGACCACGTCCGGGCCTTCCAGCTCATCCTCAACAACAACGTCAACTGCACGGCCCACGCCGGCGAGGCCTTCGGCCCCGAGTCGATCCACCAGGCCATCCACTACTGCGGCGCCCACCGCATCGGCCACGGCACGCGCCTGCGCGAGGACGGCGACCTCCTCAACTACGTGGCCGACCACCGCATCCCCCTCGAGGTCTGCCTCTCCTCGAACGTGCAGACCCGGGCGGTGCCCCGGCTCGCGGCCCACCCCCTCCCCTTCTATCTGCACTACGGTCTGCGGGTGACCCTCAACACCGACAACCGCCTCATCACCGACACCACGGTCACCAAGGAGCTGCTCCTCGCCCACGAGGAGCTGGGCCTGGACATCGAGGACATCCGTAACATCGTCATCTCCGGCTTCAAGAGCGCCTTCCTCCCCTTCCACCAGCGCAAGGCGATGCTGCGGGAGGCGATGGCCGAGCTCGACGAGGTCTGCAAGGGCTTCTGCGACTAGGGAAGGACCTGGAGCGCTCGTGAGCGGCCACGTCGACCTCGTCTTCCTCTGGCACCTGCACCAGCCCGACTATCGGGATCCGGTGGGCGTGGGTGACATGGCGCTGCCCTGGGTGCGCCTGCACGCGACGCGGGCCTACACCGACCTGGCCGCGGTGCTGGAGGCCCACGAGGGGATCCGGGCGACGGTGAACCTCTCGAGCTCGCTGCTCTCCCAGCTCGACGATCTCTCCCGGGGCCTCTGCGGAGACCGCTTCCTCGATCTCTCCTGCCGCCCGGCCCAGGAGCTGGGGCTCCACGATCGGATGGAGATCCTCCAGTACTTCTTCATGGCGGACTGGGAGATCAGCATCCGCCCCCTGCCCCGCTACTGGGAGCTGCTCCACAAGCGGGGCCGCGACCTGCGGGCGGTGAACCTCGAGCGGGTCGCCGACGCCTTCTCCGTCGACGAGATGCGCGACCTGCAGGTCTTCTTCAACCTGGTCTGGATGGGCTTCACCGCCCGCGAGGCCGAGCCGGTGGTGAGGAACCTCCTCGCCAAGGGCGGCGGCTTCACCGAGGTCGAGAAGGACGTCCTCCTCGACGCGCAGATGCGCCTGGTGCAGGGGGTGATCCCCCGCTGGAAGGCGCTGGCCGAGTCCGGCCGGGTCGAGCTCACCTGCTCGCCGCTGAACCACCCCATCCTCCCCCTCCTGATCGATCCGGGCTCGCTGCGCGAGGCGAGCCCCCGGGCGCCGCTGCCCGCCGGCGAGGGCCGCCCCGGCGACGCCCTGGAGCAGCTGCGCCGCGCCCGGGAGCTCCACCTCCGGCTCTTCGGGGCCGAGCCGCGCGGCCTCTGGCCCTCGGAGGCCGCCCTCTCCGACGAGGTCTGCGCCCTGGCCTCCGAGGCCGGCTTCACCTGGCTGGGGAGCGACGAGCAGGTCTTCCTCTCGGCCACCCTCCCGGAGGACGCCGAGCCGAGCCGCACCGACATCCACTCCGTGTGGGCGCACACCGGCGGCGAGACCGACGCCGCGCCCCGCCTGCTCTTCCGCGATCGCCACCTCTCGGATCGGGTGGGCTTCACCTACGCCCACAACCCCCCCGACGAGTCGGTGCCCGACTTCATCGAGCACGCCCGCCACGTGGCCTCGGTGCACGGCAAGCTCGAGCCCGCCGTCCTCCTGGTGGCCCTCGACGGCGAGAACCCCTGGGAGCACTACCCCGACAGCGGCCAGGCCTTCCTCGAGTCGCTCCACGGGGCGCTCGAGGCCGCCCAGGTCGAGGGCTGGCTCTCCACCCGCACTGGCGAGGAGGTCTGCCGGGACCACAACCCGCGCATCCTGCACCACCTGGGCGCCGGCTCCTGGATCGAGGGCAAGCTGGAGATCTGGGCCGGCCACGCGGAGACCAACGCCGCCTGGGCGGCGCTCGACGCCGCGGCCCGGGCCCTCGAGGGGCGGCGGGAGACGATGGCGCCCGAGAACTTCGAGGAGGCCTACCAGCACCTGCTCATCGCGGAGGGCTCGGACTGGTTCTGGTGGTACGGCGACGACTTCCTCACCGAGACCCCCGAGATCTTCGACGAGCTCTTCCGGGCCCACCTCTCGGCCATCTACAAGCTCACCGGCGAGCAGACCCCCCGCGAGCTGCGCCACCCCCTCTCGGCGGCCGCCGAGGGCGCCTCCTCCCGGCAGGTGGTGCGCCAGCCCACCGGCCCCATCACCCCGATCATCGACGGCATCGCCGCCCCCCACGTCGACTGGTACGGCGCCGGCGCCTACCGGGCGCCGCCCCTGGCGGGCAGCATGTACCGGGCGACCCAGTGGGTGGACGTGATGTACTTCGGGGCCGACACCACCGAGCTCTACCTGCGCCTGGACGTCCGGGACCTCGAGGCCGCGGACCGCAGCGGGGTGCGGCTGGAGGTGCAGGTCCTCTCCGGCGACCGGGACGCCCGGGTGGCCTTCGTCCTCGAGCGGGGGACCCGCTGCCCCGGCCAACCGATCCAGGGCTGCGCCCGCGGTGGGGCCATGGGCCGGCTCTTCTTCGATGGTATAGTCGAGGCATCGCTACCCCTGGAGGGGCTGGGATTGGGTCCGGGACAGAAGGTGCTCTTCGCCGTCCACGTGTTGGCGGGCGGGGTGGAGCTGGAACGCCTTCCTCGCTACGGTCACCTGACCCTGGACCTCCCACGCCGGGGGCCGAGGTCGAGCGAGATCGCATGAAGAAAGTCCAGGAAACCAGGGTCACCCGCGTCTCGGAGATGAAGAACATCGACGCTCCGGGAGATGCGCACCTGGTGTGCATCTACGGACCCGACCTGGGCAAGAAGTGGCAGCTCAAGCCGGGCAACTTCTCGGTGGGGCGCGGCCCGCAGAACGACATCGTCCTCGACCTCGACAACGTCTCCCGCCGGCACTGCGAGTTCACCTCGGTGGCCGGCTCGGTCAGCGTCCGGGATCTGGGCTCGACCAACGGCACCTACCTCAACGACCTGGAGGTCACCGAGCACCTGCTCAACAACGGCGACCACGTGAAGGTGGGCGGCGCGATCTTCAAGTTCCTCGCGGGAGGCGACGTCGAGAGCCTCTACCACGAGGAGATCTACCGGATGACCATCATGGATGGTCTGACCCAGACCCACAACAAGCGCTACTTCCTCGAGTCCCTCGAGCGCGAGATGGCCCGCTGCGCTCGCTTCGCCCGCCCGCTGCACCTGATCATGATGGACATCGATCACTTCAAGGGAGTGAACGACGAGTACGGTCACATCGCCGGCGACTACGTGCTGCGCGAGTTCGCCAAGATCGTCCGGGAGCGGGTGCGCACCGAGGAGATCTTCGCCCGCTACGGGGGCGAGGAGTTCGCGCTGCTCGTCCCCGAGGCCCCCACCGAGAAGGTGGGCGCCTACGCCGAGAAGCTGCGGGCGCTCGTCGAGGAGCACCGCTTCGTCTTCGAGAACCGGGAGATCCCGGTGACCATCTCCATGGGCGTCGCCCAGATGCCCGGCAAGGGGGGCGACTCGCAGCACTTCATCCAGCTGGCGGACGACGAGCTCTACAACGCCAAGCGCTCGGGCCGGAACCGCGTCTGCGGCCTGGGCAAGAAGGCCGGCTAGGACGATGACCCTCTCCGGCCTCGACACCGATCTCGGCGACCTCACCCTCGAGGACCGGCTCGCGATGGGCGGGATGGCGGAGATCTTCACCGCCGCTCCCCACGATCCGGCCCAGTTCGGCGGCCAGTCGCGGGTGATCGTCAAGCGGCTGATGGCTCGCTTCCGGGCCGAGCCCGAGTTCGTGAAGCTCTTCACGACCGAGGCCAAGCTCTGCGTGAAGCTCAAGCACCCGCACATCGTGCGGACCTACCGGGCCTTCAAGAAGGACCTGGACTGGTACATGGTGCAGGAGTGGGTCGACGGCGGCAGCCTCGGCTTCGTCACCGGCCGGCTGAAGTCCGGCGGCCTGCGCATCCCCCCGGCGGGCACCGTGGCCGTGATGATCGGGCTGCTCAAGGCGCTGGGCTACGTGCACAAGGCCCGGCTCGGCGACCAGCACGTGCGCCTGGTCCACCGCGACGTGAACCCCGGCAACCTCCTCTGCTCGGTCGACGGTGAGGTGAAGCTGACCGACTTCGGCGTGGCCGAGGGCGAGGGCGTGGGCGCCGCGCGGGTCGAGGGTGTCCTGCGGGGCACCCCGGCCTACATGGCGCCCGAGCAGGTGGCCGGCGAGATGGTCGATCCGCGCACCGACCTCTTCTCGGCGGGGATCGTCATGTGGGAGCTGCTCACCGGGCGGGAGCTCTTCGCCGCCGAGAGCGACTTCGAGGTCCTGCGCAAGGTGAAGGAGCACGGCGCGGCGCCCCCGAGCGTCTACGCCGACATCCCCGAGAGCCTCGACGCGGTCTGCCTGAAGGCCCTGGAGAAGGACCCCGACGCCCGCTTCCAGTCCTCCACCGATTTCGGCCGGGCCCTGGTGAGCGCCGCCAAGGGGGCCGGGCTCGGCTCCGGCGACACGCAGGTCCTCGCCGCGGCGGTGCGCCACGCCCGGGAGCTCAAGCCCCGCCTCCCCGAGGTATGAGCGAGCCGGAGCGACGGCTCGTCCTCCCCGATGACGCCCGCGGCCGCCTCGACAGCCTGCTGGCCCGGCTGCTGCCGGAGGTCTCCCGCCGCCGCCTCAAGGCCGCCTTCAAGGCCGGCGCGGTGCGCCAGGGGGGCCGCCGGGCCGCGGCCAGCGATCCCGCCCGCCCGGGCGCCGAGGTGATCGTCGCCGGCCTGGGCGGCACCCCGCCCGCCGGGCTCGAGCTGGAGCTCGTCGGCGAGGCCGAGGGGCTGCTGGTGATCGAGAAGCCCGCCGGCATCCCCAGCGCCCCCTCCGCGACCGGCGGCGACCCCTCGGTGGCCGAGGCCATGCTGGCCCGCTACCCCGCCCTGGAGGGCGTCGGCGATCTGCCCGGCGCGCCGGGCCTCTGTCATCGCCTGGACCGCGAGACCTCCGGCCTCCTCCTCTTCTGCACCGACGCCGGCCTCTTCCCCGGGATCCGGGCCGCCTTCGAGCGCCGGGAGGTCGAGAAGCTCTACCTCGCGGTCGTGCAGGGCGAGCCCCCCGTCGAGGGCGGCTGCGAGCTGCCCCTGGGCCGCCGCAAGGGGCGCGCCCGCCGGGTCGAGGTCGACCTCGGCGACGAGGGCCGCGAGCTGGAGCGGAGCTGGCCGGCCCAGACCACCTTCCGGCGCCTCGAGCAGCGAGGCGCGCGCGCCCTGCTGGAGGTGCGGATCACCACCGGCGTGACCCACCAGATCCGGGCGCACCTCGCCCACCTGGGCTTCCCGGTGGTCGGTGATCCCCTCTACGGCGACGCCGGCGAGGCTCCCCGCCTCGGGCTGCACGCCTGGCGCCTGGCCCTCACCCATCCCCGCACGGGTGAGCGCCTCGAGTGGGAGAGCCCCCACCCGGAGGCCCTCCGCGCGCTCCTCTAGAGGAGCCGCTACTTCTTCTTGCCCCCGGTGAAGATGTCGAGGACGGCGGACATCACGCCCTCCTTCTCCTCGCCGGCGAGGATCTCGAGCTCACCGTCGTCGAGGCCGGTGTAGCCGCAGGCGAAGCAGCGATCGATCTCGACGTTGCGGAAGGTGAGCACGTCCATATTCTGCCCGCACTTGGGGCAGTGCATGTAGTGCAGCTCCTTGAGCTTCTGCTTCTCTTCTTCCTCGAGGCGATGGGCTCGCTCGAGGGCCAGCTTCTTGAGCTTCTCCGCCTCTTCCCGGGCGAAGTACTCCTGCTCGGAGCTCTGGGGCTTTCCGTCGGGCATCTATCTCTTCTCCTTTTCGGGGAGCTTCGGTTCAGTTGTTGGCGAGGTAGGTCTTGGCCACGTTGGACTCGGGGCCGTTCGGCAGCACGTCCAGGTACTTCTGGTAGTACTCCTTCGCCTTATCCGTCTTGTTCCGGTACTTGTAGGCCTCGGCCATGCCGATGAGGGCGTCGCCGTAGCGGGGGTTGTACTTGAGGGCCTGCTCGAAGGAGCTCTGCGCCGCCGCCCAGGCCCGCATCTCCAGATAGCATAGCCCCTGCCCGGTGTAGGGCTCGGCCCGGTCGGGCTTCAGATCGCGGGCCTTGCCGTAGAGGTCGAGGGCCTGCTCGATCTGCCCGCGATCCCGCAGGCGGAAGGCCTTGGCGAGGAGCCCGTCGAAGCCCAGCGGCTTGGGCTTGGCCTCCGGCTCGGGCTCCGGCTCGGGTTCGGGCTCCGGCTCCGGCTCGGGCTCCGGCGCCGGCTCGGGCGGCTCGAGGGTGGCCTCGATGCGGGCGGCCAGGCGCTGGCCCCGCTCGTGCCCGGGGCTCGCCTCGAGCACCTTCTTCGCGTGGACCTGCGCCTTCTGGGGCTCGCCCTGCTTCAGGTAGGCGACGGCCAGGTGGTAGCGGGCCCGCACCAGGCCGGCGTCGCGCTCCACCGCGCTCTGGAGGTGGCGGATCGCCGAGTCGAGGCTGGCGTCGTCACCCAGGAAGGCGAAGCCCTGAGCCCAGGCCAGGCCCGCGTCCTTGTCGGCGCCGGGCAGGGCCTTGGCCTGATCCATGAGGGGGCCGAGCTTGTCCGGGCTGCCCATGGCGGCGTAGTAGCCGGCCATCGCCCGCAGGGCGGGCAGGGAGCTGCCGTCGGCCTGCATGGCGGCCTTGGCGGCGGCGAAGGCCGCCTCGAGCTGCTTCTTCGACTCGGCGAGCTTCTCGGGATCGGGGGCCGGCGCGGCGGCCTCCTCGGGCGCGGGGGCGGCCTCGTCCTTCGCCGCGTCGCCGCCCGCGGGCGCCTCCTCCTTCGCGCCCTCCTCCTTCGCGGGCGCCGCCGCGTCCGCGACCGCCAGCTCGCGCAGGGCCACCCCCCAGGCCAGGTGCGCCTCGGCCAGCCCGGCCTTCGCCTCCACCGGCACCGAGTCGCCGGCCAGCTCGGCCGCCTTCTCGAACTGGGTCTTCGCCTCGGCGAAGCCCTTCAGGGTGTCGGAGGCCA contains these protein-coding regions:
- the add gene encoding adenosine deaminase: MAEHKIDEAFLHRLPKTDLHCHLDGSLRLSTIIDEAQRRGVELPATNEEELRRAIHLGETCDDLVDYLKAFDVTLSVLQDADALERAAYELGVDCAAENVRWLEVRYAPVLHQQKGLKLTAIVEAVLAGLRAAEREAGIRSGVIICGMRNISPAVSLTLAELAVAYKNQGVLGFDLAGAEHNYPAKDHVRAFQLILNNNVNCTAHAGEAFGPESIHQAIHYCGAHRIGHGTRLREDGDLLNYVADHRIPLEVCLSSNVQTRAVPRLAAHPLPFYLHYGLRVTLNTDNRLITDTTVTKELLLAHEELGLDIEDIRNIVISGFKSAFLPFHQRKAMLREAMAELDEVCKGFCD
- the pnp gene encoding polyribonucleotide nucleotidyltransferase, translating into MAGPSGKSYSAKVGAHELTLSTGRYAKQSAGSVMAQFGETLVLVNANAQAESRDLPFLPLTVNYEEKLAGGGRIPGSFFRREGRPTERETLLCRIIDRSIRPLFDEDWRCETQVIPQVFSFDGENDPDATALTATSAALCISDIPFDGPIAGVRIGRVDGGELIVNPTIEQRETGDIDVFVAASKDAILMVEGGAKEVDEATMVKVLEAAKDACLPLIEMQEKMIADLGKPKRSVEKVEIPEAIKATVVERAAPRLAEAFGVNEKHARYAALDAVKEELMAAFAEELGEEKWEAERAFYKAAFGEAKSGFMRRQILETKKRIGGRGPADIREIWCEVGMLPRNHGSACFTRGETQAWVSCTLGTERDEQRIEGLSGMFFKNFMLHYNFPPYSVGEVKRLGGTSRREIGHGTLAQRAIEGLLPNTDDAFPYTIRLVSEIMESNGSSSMATVCGSTLALQDCGVPLKAPVAGIAMGLIMEGDDWVVLSDILGDEDHLGDMDFKVCGTEKGITAIQMDIKCPGLTFEIMAKALMQAKDGRLHILKEMAKTLAAPRPELSRWAPRIETIKIKVERIKDVIGPGGKIIRDISARTNTQINVEDDGTVKIASAVAEDVEAAIKIVRELTQEPEIDKVYLGTVRRIMDFGAFVEILPGTDGLLHISEIAHKRIEKVEDVLHEGDEVMVKVLSIDRGGKIRLSRRAALDDAKKEKEEEAKTEEASA
- the rpsO gene encoding 30S ribosomal protein S15 — encoded protein: MALHPTQKSEIISKYAQKDGDTGSPQVQIALLSARITYLTEHFKTHKHDHHSRRGLLKLVSKRRHLLDYLKRNDLDAYRSLIQDLGIRR
- a CDS encoding molybdopterin molybdotransferase MoeA — encoded protein: MISLAEARKRVLEGLSPLPGEQAGPEAALGRILSEPVVARRTLPPFDNSAMDGYALRAADTAGASEAAPVLLPLAREIAAGAPAGEALEALPPGHAARIFTGAPLPPGADAVVMQERCEAAPQGVRVGQAASVGQNIRPRGDEIEAGEVLLPAGSHLGPLELSAALSQGRSLFFVHRRPRVAIFTSGDELVEADREPGPGQIVSSNSLALAAACRQAGAEASVLGVARDTPEAIAGLVERARGHDLILSSGGVSVGDHDHVRGVLLEAGFEEDFWKVATKPGKPILFGRLDGRPVFGLPGNPVSALVGFYLLVRPLLRRLRGLESLRETTPALLTAEAPCARGRAQVSFVRCRGRSAEGLLQVEPLSGQASHRTARAAGGEGFVIAPPDRALPAGTPVEVEWIVDEPRVGA
- a CDS encoding glycoside hydrolase family 57 protein; this translates as MSGHVDLVFLWHLHQPDYRDPVGVGDMALPWVRLHATRAYTDLAAVLEAHEGIRATVNLSSSLLSQLDDLSRGLCGDRFLDLSCRPAQELGLHDRMEILQYFFMADWEISIRPLPRYWELLHKRGRDLRAVNLERVADAFSVDEMRDLQVFFNLVWMGFTAREAEPVVRNLLAKGGGFTEVEKDVLLDAQMRLVQGVIPRWKALAESGRVELTCSPLNHPILPLLIDPGSLREASPRAPLPAGEGRPGDALEQLRRARELHLRLFGAEPRGLWPSEAALSDEVCALASEAGFTWLGSDEQVFLSATLPEDAEPSRTDIHSVWAHTGGETDAAPRLLFRDRHLSDRVGFTYAHNPPDESVPDFIEHARHVASVHGKLEPAVLLVALDGENPWEHYPDSGQAFLESLHGALEAAQVEGWLSTRTGEEVCRDHNPRILHHLGAGSWIEGKLEIWAGHAETNAAWAALDAAARALEGRRETMAPENFEEAYQHLLIAEGSDWFWWYGDDFLTETPEIFDELFRAHLSAIYKLTGEQTPRELRHPLSAAAEGASSRQVVRQPTGPITPIIDGIAAPHVDWYGAGAYRAPPLAGSMYRATQWVDVMYFGADTTELYLRLDVRDLEAADRSGVRLEVQVLSGDRDARVAFVLERGTRCPGQPIQGCARGGAMGRLFFDGIVEASLPLEGLGLGPGQKVLFAVHVLAGGVELERLPRYGHLTLDLPRRGPRSSEIA